In Methylomagnum ishizawai, one DNA window encodes the following:
- a CDS encoding DUF2252 domain-containing protein: MSIRTTLAAGLALLALATGTEAATSRPSWLVQKIYAYNHPFAANLPGELATKMDKMTQSAFYFYRGTAHLFYTDMANTAAWPTSYFSNYLTDGAWLEGDMHMQNLGGFRDANGNAVFDTNDFDEAYWGPYVWDIRRMAVAIVLAAKENGIASSDRQSLVKNFVDAYLTQIAAFKGNDNEKTWRLTTANTNGVVKDAIQAADAKTRSNLLAKYTAVTSGVRQFVASSTLQLVNASTLSALNAAMPGYIASIAASKRYANSFYTLKGAALRLGAGTGSLGRYRYYLLIEGPSTATSDDVILEMKQESDSAVAIAAPGTMPASAYGYHNGVRVAMSHKALLNNADVLVGSTSMNGMAFYLHERSPYQEDFDYTLLTTYTKFNDAVKYMGQGVAKNHALADKDYDSTLIASSMDKEITDVIGANGSAFKTEILNFALGYTAQVEQDYVDFVAAKNSGATLY; this comes from the coding sequence ATGTCCATCCGCACCACCCTCGCCGCCGGGCTCGCCCTGCTCGCGCTCGCCACCGGCACCGAAGCCGCCACCAGCCGCCCCTCCTGGCTGGTGCAGAAAATCTACGCCTACAACCATCCCTTCGCCGCCAACTTGCCAGGGGAGTTGGCGACCAAGATGGACAAGATGACCCAGAGCGCTTTCTACTTCTACCGGGGCACGGCCCATCTGTTCTACACCGATATGGCGAACACAGCGGCTTGGCCGACCTCGTATTTCAGTAATTACCTAACCGACGGGGCGTGGCTGGAAGGCGATATGCATATGCAGAACCTGGGCGGTTTCCGCGACGCCAACGGCAACGCGGTGTTCGACACCAATGATTTCGACGAGGCTTATTGGGGGCCCTATGTTTGGGATATCCGCCGCATGGCGGTCGCCATCGTCCTCGCCGCCAAGGAAAACGGCATTGCCAGCAGTGACCGCCAATCCCTGGTCAAGAATTTCGTCGATGCCTACCTCACCCAGATCGCCGCCTTCAAGGGCAACGACAACGAGAAGACCTGGCGCCTGACCACGGCCAACACCAACGGCGTGGTCAAGGATGCCATCCAGGCGGCGGATGCCAAGACCCGTTCCAACCTCCTGGCGAAATACACCGCCGTGACTTCCGGGGTGCGTCAATTCGTGGCGTCCAGCACCTTGCAACTGGTCAATGCCTCGACCCTGTCCGCCCTCAACGCGGCCATGCCCGGCTATATCGCTTCCATCGCTGCTTCCAAGCGCTATGCCAATAGCTTCTACACCCTCAAGGGCGCGGCCCTGCGCTTGGGCGCGGGTACTGGCAGTCTGGGGCGCTACCGCTATTACCTGTTGATCGAAGGGCCGTCCACCGCGACCAGCGACGACGTGATTCTGGAGATGAAGCAGGAATCCGACAGCGCGGTTGCCATCGCCGCGCCGGGCACTATGCCGGCCTCGGCCTATGGCTATCACAACGGTGTCCGCGTCGCGATGAGCCATAAGGCCTTGCTGAACAACGCCGATGTGTTGGTGGGTTCCACCAGTATGAACGGCATGGCGTTCTACCTGCACGAGCGTTCGCCGTACCAGGAGGATTTCGATTACACCTTGCTGACCACCTACACCAAGTTCAACGACGCGGTGAAATACATGGGGCAGGGGGTGGCGAAGAACCACGCCCTGGCGGACAAGGATTACGATTCCACCCTGATCGCTTCCAGCATGGATAAGGAAATCACCGATGTGATCGGCGCGAACGGCTCGGCCTTCAAGACCGAAATCCTCAACTTCGCCCTGGGCTATACCGCCCAGGTCGAGCAGGATTACGTCGATTTCGTCGCCGCCAAGAACAGCGGGGCCACCTTGTACTGA
- a CDS encoding MBL fold metallo-hydrolase — protein MIFRQLFEADTCTYTYLLGCERTHRAVLIDPVASELETYARLLAELGLTLVYTLETHVHADHITASGLLRERFGSKSVVHRDAGAMCADLLVTDGVPLQVGDLEFRVLHTPGHTGGCVSYAMVDRVFTGDALFIGGCGRTDFQQGDAGRLYDSIQRQLFNLPPDTLVYPGHDYAGNTVSTIGQERAKNPRLGNGKTREEFIGLMRALDLPYPKYIDQALPANQACGRAPVPRQG, from the coding sequence ATGATCTTCCGCCAACTCTTCGAAGCCGATACCTGCACCTACACCTACCTTTTGGGCTGCGAACGCACCCACCGCGCGGTCTTGATCGACCCCGTCGCCAGCGAGTTGGAAACCTACGCCCGTTTGCTGGCCGAACTCGGCCTGACCCTGGTCTATACCCTGGAAACCCATGTCCACGCCGACCACATCACCGCGTCCGGCCTGCTGCGCGAGCGCTTCGGCAGCAAGAGCGTGGTCCATCGCGACGCCGGGGCGATGTGCGCCGACCTGTTGGTGACCGATGGCGTGCCCTTGCAGGTGGGCGACCTGGAATTCCGGGTGCTGCACACGCCCGGCCATACCGGCGGCTGCGTGAGCTACGCCATGGTCGACCGGGTGTTCACCGGCGACGCCTTGTTCATCGGCGGTTGCGGACGCACCGATTTCCAGCAGGGCGATGCCGGACGTTTGTACGACAGCATCCAGCGCCAGCTTTTCAATCTGCCGCCCGACACCCTGGTCTATCCCGGCCACGATTACGCCGGTAACACCGTCTCCACCATCGGCCAGGAAAGGGCCAAGAATCCCCGGCTCGGCAACGGCAAGACCCGCGAGGAATTCATCGGTCTGATGCGGGCCTTGGATTTGCCCTATCCCAAGTACATCGACCAAGCCCTGCCCGCCAACCAGGCTTGTGGCCGGGCGCCCGTGCCGCGCCAGGGGTGA
- a CDS encoding sulfite exporter TauE/SafE family protein, producing the protein MGLMLGLAGVIGLLLGLLGGGGSILTVPVLVYVAGLDPKTAIATSLVVVGTTSLVAMVGHARGGRVCWKNGYSFGLAGMAGAYGGGRLAAYVPGHILLLLFALVMLATAAAMLKGRGRETQPHTGGPICPRRLNLPAVLFDGFLVGALNGLVGVGGGFVIVPALNLLGGLPMHAAVGTSLLVIAMNSAAALAGYASHVSFDPHLVMLFTGAAVVGSVVGGWLSKRISGNALRRGFGVFVIAIAAYLLHRELSWAVVDEVRRVVLEHRDFFWGLMTALAILALYWLRGLIHHHRPLGGQAR; encoded by the coding sequence ATGGGCTTGATGCTGGGTTTGGCGGGGGTGATCGGCTTGTTGCTGGGCTTGCTCGGCGGCGGCGGGTCGATCCTCACGGTGCCGGTGCTGGTCTACGTGGCGGGACTCGATCCCAAGACCGCCATCGCGACTTCGCTGGTGGTGGTGGGCACCACCAGCCTGGTCGCCATGGTGGGCCATGCGCGGGGCGGGCGGGTGTGCTGGAAGAACGGCTATAGCTTCGGGCTGGCCGGGATGGCGGGGGCGTATGGCGGCGGGCGGCTGGCGGCCTATGTGCCGGGGCATATTTTGTTGCTGCTGTTCGCCCTGGTCATGCTGGCGACGGCGGCGGCGATGCTCAAGGGCCGGGGGCGCGAAACCCAGCCCCATACCGGCGGGCCGATCTGCCCCCGGCGTTTGAACCTGCCCGCCGTGTTGTTCGATGGCTTCCTGGTCGGCGCTTTGAACGGGCTGGTCGGGGTGGGCGGCGGTTTCGTGATCGTGCCGGCCTTGAACCTGTTGGGCGGCTTGCCCATGCACGCGGCGGTGGGGACTTCGCTCCTGGTCATCGCCATGAATTCGGCGGCGGCGCTGGCGGGCTACGCCAGCCATGTCAGCTTCGATCCGCATTTGGTGATGCTGTTCACCGGGGCGGCGGTGGTGGGGAGCGTGGTCGGCGGCTGGCTGTCCAAGCGGATCAGCGGCAACGCGCTCAGGCGCGGCTTCGGGGTGTTCGTCATCGCCATCGCCGCCTATTTGCTCCACCGCGAATTGAGTTGGGCGGTGGTGGACGAGGTCCGGCGGGTGGTGCTGGAACACCGGGATTTCTTCTGGGGTTTGATGACCGCCCTCGCCATCTTGGCGTTATATTGGCTGCGGGGCTTGATCCACCACCACCGCCCGCTGGGCGGGCAGGCGCGTTGA
- a CDS encoding AAA family ATPase gives MASNINEREAFDLPSWRFRIANLGCVESGELEVKPLTLLCGPNNTGKTWVMYALYGFLKYSIPPNPPIFPGLEFIFEGLKHKKVISWDLEAWVRKYADELIELINANTRQRFSGIFHSGDEFFYGSRFDWGVNAEAFVKYAVRTRLDFEHSGVVLFKPSNNGVAKLAIDGDRAIDFLIYPTLSAALLGFLSGVVSGGNRFLIPTERNGLNLFFRELVGLRTALLHPSSRGSGSFLKYIENLSNYPEPIADYINWLSWAGLWEIDAENRGGKIFEVAERVKMVAGGRYAKDGEGNVCFMPSLTDSAPKLALHLASSTVNSLFPLWFYLEHQAKPGDVLMIDEPELNLHPANQRAVARLLARLVNAGIRVVCSTHSDYIVREINSLIMLARPHPQRAALMQRFGYEEEEILRPEQVGAYVFENGHIAAMPITEDEGISAQTFDQQIHELNETSDEIYYTYRDNGGEAAGG, from the coding sequence ATGGCTAGCAATATCAACGAGCGCGAGGCATTCGATTTGCCGTCTTGGCGGTTCCGTATCGCCAATCTGGGCTGCGTGGAATCGGGCGAGCTTGAGGTGAAGCCGCTGACTTTGCTGTGCGGGCCGAATAATACCGGGAAGACTTGGGTGATGTATGCGTTGTATGGGTTTTTGAAATACTCTATCCCGCCGAACCCCCCGATTTTTCCGGGGTTGGAATTCATTTTTGAAGGGCTAAAACATAAAAAAGTTATTTCTTGGGATTTAGAGGCGTGGGTTCGCAAATATGCAGATGAGTTGATTGAGTTAATTAATGCAAATACGAGGCAAAGATTTTCTGGTATTTTTCATTCTGGCGATGAATTTTTTTATGGTAGTCGCTTTGATTGGGGCGTGAATGCAGAGGCATTTGTTAAATATGCAGTTCGCACACGTTTAGATTTTGAACATTCTGGTGTGGTGCTTTTTAAGCCATCTAATAATGGCGTAGCTAAGTTGGCGATTGACGGCGATAGGGCGATTGATTTTTTAATATATCCGACTTTATCTGCGGCATTGCTTGGTTTTTTGTCGGGCGTAGTGTCTGGCGGGAATAGGTTTTTGATACCGACTGAGCGTAACGGATTGAATCTTTTTTTTCGTGAATTGGTTGGCTTGCGTACTGCACTCTTGCATCCATCTAGTAGAGGGTCGGGATCGTTTCTAAAATATATCGAGAATTTATCTAATTATCCTGAGCCTATAGCAGACTATATAAATTGGTTGAGTTGGGCTGGGTTATGGGAAATCGATGCTGAAAATAGGGGGGGTAAAATTTTTGAGGTGGCAGAGCGGGTTAAAATGGTTGCTGGTGGGCGTTATGCTAAAGACGGTGAAGGTAATGTCTGCTTTATGCCAAGTTTAACGGATAGCGCCCCCAAATTGGCTTTGCATTTAGCATCGTCCACGGTAAATAGCCTCTTCCCGCTCTGGTTCTACCTGGAACACCAAGCCAAACCCGGCGATGTCCTCATGATCGACGAACCGGAATTGAACCTGCATCCCGCCAACCAACGGGCGGTGGCGCGGCTCTTGGCGCGACTGGTCAATGCCGGTATCCGGGTGGTATGCAGCACCCATAGCGATTACATCGTGCGCGAGATCAATTCCCTGATTATGCTGGCCCGCCCGCATCCGCAACGCGCCGCGCTCATGCAGCGCTTCGGCTACGAAGAAGAGGAGATTCTAAGGCCGGAGCAGGTCGGGGCGTATGTATTCGAGAACGGGCATATCGCAGCCATGCCGATTACCGAAGATGAAGGTATCTCAGCCCAAACCTTCGACCAGCAAATCCACGAACTCAACGAAACCAGCGACGAGATTTATTACACCTATCGGGATAATGGCGGGGAGGCGGCGGGTGGGTAA
- a CDS encoding PAS domain-containing hybrid sensor histidine kinase/response regulator, protein MNSGPGSPSSPSTEPPGDPPEQSGPSGQESGFCCAIVNSIPAHIAVLDHDGIIVAVNESWMRFDRDNSGDSRPDAAAWVGTDYLAVCAACSEGDGFGDVQEAEAARAGILAVLRGESSGFSMEYPCHSPTQRRWFLMSVSPLCSERGGAVVSHTDITGRVLAELALAEAAESKRILFEQSQDGIAVLDTDCRVIEANARFAAMLGYTQEELVGVPVWSWDDQWRTQEALFAHFAQSFDQQQLFETRHRRKDGGVYDVEILSIPSAWRGQSAIFTICRDISGRKLAERALRESEERFRQLAERVPDIFWITEWPERRVAYVSPAFEAISGLSREALYQDSETWFQAVHPEDQARVRREFVAGLKAGCFDIEYRVVRSDGDIRWVEDRGSPVRDAAGRVYRVVGIVHDVTQRHRMIEELDRHHHHLEHLVAERTEQLREANRALLVHAEEIADLYNNAPCGYHSLGSDGAFMAVNDTELAWLGYGREEVLGRNFAEFLAPASAELFRATFPGFKRTGRVKDLEYDLVCKDGGVLPVLLSATAVRDAAGAYLMSRSILFDNRERKARDQEIAQLNAELTRRAAEAEEASRAKSVFLANMSHEIRTPMSAILGLADLCLASGPGERQRDYLEKIRRAADSLLRIINDILDFSKIEAGKLTLETMEFGLEPVLDNLATLLAGQAKERGLELIFDVDDNLPQVLVGDPLRLGQILVNLVSNAIKFSERGEVVVALDLEAQHGREVELRVAVSDQGIGLTPEHRAVLFSAFSQADSSTTRRFGGTGLGLAISKRLVESMGGRIGVDSVFGRGSTFYFTVRLGLPGQEAAPRPETWRARCRGRRALLIDGSATVRRVLAKRLAGLGMVVDAYASITAALAAVADGGAPEYLFALVALDPPGLGGVESLHRFCRRLGLGAITHFIPMAAPSAVPPTWEGGGTALTKPVTSGHLREILRGRLGLAREPVHEVPCGGDTLAELAAPLAGADILLVEDTEINREMMADILENLGMRPRVAGNGREALRAVARAVPEAVLMDCQMPIMDGYEATRELRKQAHLRALPIIALTAHAMANDRERCLEAGMNAYLSKPVDIPQLIRALAQWVRPRARSGVPAGVSPPAAGSVPPPDLPAVLPGIDLQAGLERTGGNPPLYLRLLRKFRDSHGRDFERDCRAALDAGEFGTARRLAHSLKGVAKSLGAEPLGELAARLETALADNGPTATMEADLRALCEELGGVARGLAVLEEDGRDSAGTAPPDRMRLRAESGRLTALLLAHDVAAIPCFKALSPLLSSHPDSGAVADIQRCLDRYDFEGALMRLRKVTMLEF, encoded by the coding sequence ATGAACAGCGGCCCTGGTTCACCTTCCTCCCCTTCCACAGAGCCTCCGGGCGATCCGCCGGAGCAGTCCGGCCCGTCCGGGCAAGAGTCGGGTTTTTGCTGCGCCATCGTAAATTCCATACCGGCCCATATCGCCGTGCTGGACCATGACGGCATCATCGTCGCGGTCAACGAGTCCTGGATGCGTTTCGACCGGGACAACAGCGGCGATTCCCGCCCGGACGCGGCGGCTTGGGTCGGGACCGATTATCTGGCGGTTTGCGCCGCCTGCTCGGAGGGCGATGGGTTTGGCGATGTGCAGGAGGCCGAAGCGGCCCGCGCCGGTATCCTGGCCGTGCTGCGCGGGGAAAGCTCCGGCTTTTCGATGGAATATCCCTGCCATTCGCCCACTCAGCGCCGCTGGTTCCTGATGAGCGTCTCGCCCTTGTGTTCGGAGCGGGGCGGGGCGGTGGTGTCGCACACCGATATCACGGGGCGGGTGCTGGCCGAGTTGGCGCTGGCGGAGGCGGCGGAGAGCAAGCGCATCCTGTTCGAGCAATCGCAGGATGGTATCGCGGTCCTCGATACCGACTGCCGGGTGATCGAGGCCAATGCCCGCTTTGCCGCCATGCTGGGTTATACGCAGGAGGAATTGGTCGGGGTTCCGGTTTGGTCCTGGGACGACCAGTGGCGGACGCAGGAAGCTTTGTTCGCCCATTTCGCCCAATCCTTCGACCAGCAGCAACTATTCGAGACCCGCCATCGGCGCAAGGACGGTGGGGTCTACGATGTGGAAATCCTGTCCATTCCTTCGGCCTGGCGCGGCCAGTCGGCGATATTCACCATCTGCCGCGACATCAGCGGGCGCAAGCTCGCCGAGCGGGCCTTGCGCGAAAGCGAGGAGCGGTTCCGCCAACTCGCCGAGCGGGTGCCGGATATTTTCTGGATCACCGAGTGGCCGGAGCGGCGGGTGGCCTATGTCAGCCCGGCGTTCGAGGCCATCAGCGGGCTGTCCAGGGAAGCCCTGTACCAAGATTCCGAAACCTGGTTCCAAGCGGTCCATCCCGAGGACCAAGCCAGGGTCCGGCGCGAGTTCGTGGCGGGACTCAAGGCCGGGTGCTTCGATATCGAATACCGCGTCGTCCGCTCCGACGGCGATATCCGCTGGGTCGAGGATAGGGGTTCCCCGGTGCGGGACGCGGCGGGCCGGGTCTACCGGGTGGTCGGCATCGTGCATGATGTCACCCAGCGCCACCGCATGATCGAGGAACTGGACCGCCACCACCACCACCTGGAGCATCTGGTGGCCGAGCGCACCGAGCAGCTGCGCGAGGCCAACCGCGCCCTCCTGGTCCACGCCGAGGAAATCGCCGACCTCTACAACAACGCCCCCTGTGGCTACCACTCGCTGGGGTCGGACGGCGCCTTCATGGCGGTCAACGATACCGAGCTGGCCTGGCTGGGCTATGGGCGCGAAGAGGTGTTGGGCAGGAATTTCGCCGAATTCCTGGCCCCCGCCAGCGCCGAATTGTTCCGCGCCACCTTTCCCGGTTTCAAGCGCACCGGGCGGGTCAAGGACCTGGAATACGACCTGGTGTGCAAGGATGGCGGCGTCTTGCCGGTGCTGTTGAGCGCCACGGCGGTGCGCGACGCCGCGGGAGCTTATTTGATGAGCCGCTCGATCCTGTTCGACAACCGCGAGCGCAAGGCCCGCGACCAGGAGATCGCCCAGCTCAACGCCGAACTGACGCGCCGTGCCGCCGAGGCCGAGGAGGCCAGCCGCGCCAAAAGCGTGTTCCTCGCCAATATGAGCCACGAAATCCGCACGCCCATGAGCGCTATCCTGGGGCTGGCCGATCTGTGCCTCGCGAGCGGGCCGGGCGAGCGCCAGCGCGATTACCTGGAGAAGATCAGGCGGGCGGCGGATTCGCTGCTCAGGATCATCAACGACATCTTGGATTTCTCCAAGATCGAGGCCGGCAAGCTGACCCTGGAGACCATGGAATTCGGCCTGGAGCCGGTGCTGGACAACCTCGCCACCCTGTTGGCCGGCCAGGCCAAGGAGCGGGGTTTGGAATTGATCTTCGACGTCGACGACAACCTGCCCCAGGTTTTGGTGGGCGATCCCTTGCGGCTGGGGCAAATCCTGGTGAACCTGGTCAGCAACGCCATCAAGTTTTCCGAACGCGGCGAGGTGGTGGTGGCCCTGGACCTGGAAGCCCAGCACGGGCGGGAAGTGGAGTTGCGGGTGGCGGTGAGCGACCAGGGCATCGGCTTGACCCCGGAGCATCGGGCCGTGTTGTTCTCGGCTTTTTCCCAGGCCGATTCCTCGACCACCCGGCGTTTCGGCGGCACCGGGCTGGGGCTGGCCATCAGCAAGCGCCTGGTGGAAAGCATGGGCGGGCGGATCGGGGTGGACAGCGTGTTCGGACGGGGCAGCACTTTTTATTTCACCGTGCGCCTGGGGCTGCCGGGGCAGGAGGCCGCGCCCCGGCCCGAGACGTGGCGGGCGCGGTGCCGGGGGCGGCGGGCCTTGCTCATCGACGGTAGCGCCACCGTCCGCCGGGTGCTGGCGAAGCGCCTGGCCGGGCTGGGCATGGTGGTCGATGCCTATGCCTCCATCACCGCCGCCTTGGCGGCGGTGGCCGACGGCGGAGCGCCGGAGTATCTGTTCGCCTTGGTCGCTCTGGACCCGCCCGGCCTGGGCGGAGTGGAAAGCCTCCACCGGTTCTGCCGCCGGCTCGGGTTGGGTGCGATCACCCATTTCATTCCCATGGCCGCGCCTTCGGCGGTCCCGCCGACCTGGGAGGGCGGCGGGACCGCGCTCACCAAGCCGGTCACGTCTGGCCATTTGCGCGAAATCCTGCGTGGCCGCCTGGGCTTGGCGCGGGAACCCGTACACGAGGTGCCCTGCGGCGGCGATACCCTCGCCGAGTTGGCCGCGCCCTTGGCCGGAGCCGATATCCTCCTGGTCGAGGATACCGAGATCAACCGCGAAATGATGGCGGATATCCTGGAAAACCTGGGAATGCGGCCCCGCGTGGCCGGGAATGGCCGCGAAGCGCTGCGGGCGGTGGCGCGGGCCGTGCCCGAGGCCGTGCTGATGGATTGCCAGATGCCGATCATGGATGGCTACGAGGCCACCCGCGAACTGCGCAAGCAGGCCCACCTGCGGGCACTGCCGATCATCGCGCTCACCGCCCACGCCATGGCCAACGACCGCGAGCGCTGCCTGGAAGCCGGGATGAACGCCTATCTGTCGAAGCCGGTGGATATTCCCCAGTTGATCCGGGCGCTGGCGCAATGGGTGCGGCCCAGGGCGCGGAGCGGCGTTCCGGCGGGCGTATCGCCGCCCGCCGCCGGTTCTGTTCCCCCGCCGGACCTGCCCGCGGTTTTGCCCGGCATCGACCTCCAGGCCGGTTTGGAGCGCACCGGCGGCAACCCGCCGCTTTACCTGCGCCTGTTGCGTAAATTCCGCGATAGCCATGGCCGGGATTTCGAGCGCGATTGCCGGGCCGCGCTGGATGCCGGGGAGTTCGGCACCGCCCGGCGTCTGGCGCATTCCCTCAAGGGCGTGGCCAAGTCGTTAGGGGCCGAACCCCTGGGCGAATTGGCGGCGCGCTTGGAGACCGCCCTGGCCGATAATGGGCCCACCGCCACCATGGAGGCAGACCTGCGGGCGCTGTGTGAGGAACTGGGCGGTGTGGCGCGGGGTTTGGCGGTTTTGGAGGAGGATGGGCGGGATTCCGCCGGGACCGCGCCGCCCGACCGGATGCGCCTGCGGGCCGAATCCGGGCGTTTAACGGCGTTGTTGCTGGCCCACGATGTCGCGGCCATTCCCTGTTTCAAGGCGTTGTCGCCGCTGTTGTCCAGCCATCCGGATAGCGGCGCGGTCGCCGATATCCAACGTTGTCTGGACCGCTACGATTTCGAGGGTGCCCTAATGCGCCTGCGAAAAGTTACTATGCTTGAGTTTTGA
- a CDS encoding class I SAM-dependent methyltransferase: MPLFYSNSHFYHTLMGITYRHHRNERFRAVARWIPEGADVLDVCCGDGALSRYLPEATRYRGLDRSPAFLRSARRRGRPVEYFDVGDGPLPKSQVVVCQVSLYQFHPRVDEMLARLYAAAQQRLIVSESVWSLTRSKLPGVAPVIAWAMRTEGMADGYFRFTPEALDRLFEAYRPALRHSGAICGGMDRLFVLDKAGARPVAAEY, translated from the coding sequence ATGCCGCTTTTCTACTCGAACAGCCATTTCTACCACACCCTGATGGGCATCACTTACCGCCACCATCGCAATGAGCGGTTCCGGGCGGTGGCGCGATGGATACCGGAAGGGGCCGATGTCCTCGATGTATGTTGCGGCGACGGGGCGTTGAGCCGGTATTTGCCGGAAGCCACCCGCTATCGCGGCTTGGACCGGAGCCCGGCCTTTTTGCGGAGCGCCCGGCGGCGCGGCAGGCCGGTGGAATATTTCGATGTGGGCGACGGACCCTTGCCCAAATCCCAGGTCGTGGTGTGCCAGGTCAGCCTGTACCAGTTCCATCCGCGGGTGGACGAGATGCTGGCCCGGTTGTACGCGGCGGCGCAACAACGCCTGATCGTCTCGGAATCGGTGTGGAGCCTGACCCGCTCCAAACTGCCGGGGGTCGCGCCGGTCATCGCCTGGGCCATGCGGACGGAAGGCATGGCGGATGGGTATTTCCGCTTCACGCCGGAGGCGCTGGACCGCTTGTTCGAGGCTTACCGGCCCGCGCTGCGCCATAGCGGGGCGATTTGCGGCGGGATGGATCGGTTGTTCGTGTTGGATAAGGCGGGTGCGCGTCCCGTCGCGGCGGAATATTGA
- a CDS encoding molybdopterin-binding protein, with protein sequence MTPPLAEIFSQGDEVVTGEIADTNAAWLARELVPMGFHIARHSAVGDRLDALVSLLREISARADLCLCSGGLGPTCDDLTAEAVAHAFDLPLVEDPEALRQIEAWFARSGRPMPAVNRKQALLPQGAERLDNLWGTAPGFAVQAGRCRFVFMPGVPTEMKAMFGHWVKPDLARRYVLAPEKLVILRTVGVGESALQELLEPVELPPGVRLGFRAGGPENQVKLLFPAACPEEQREATVRRAMAAIGEAVYAIGGDEEPGSGLEAVAGKNLDARRAKLFIVEAASGGLLASRCAGREWLLGTLAASPPETLHRWLGGKPEGDGPRVAATLAVMALARSGADFALVQLAEPDALKEGSGPAPVHFALAGSNRLWQESRVVSGNPQRKRLGAAALALDFLRRRLPGG encoded by the coding sequence ATGACCCCACCCCTAGCCGAAATCTTCTCCCAAGGCGACGAAGTCGTCACCGGCGAAATCGCCGACACCAACGCCGCCTGGCTGGCGCGGGAACTGGTGCCGATGGGTTTCCACATCGCCCGCCACAGCGCCGTGGGCGACCGGCTCGACGCCTTGGTTTCCCTGTTGCGCGAAATCTCGGCCCGCGCCGACCTCTGCCTGTGCAGCGGCGGCCTGGGGCCGACCTGCGACGACCTCACCGCCGAGGCCGTCGCCCACGCCTTCGACCTGCCCTTGGTGGAAGACCCGGAAGCCCTGCGCCAGATCGAAGCTTGGTTCGCCCGCTCGGGTCGGCCCATGCCCGCCGTCAACCGCAAACAGGCTTTGTTACCGCAAGGCGCGGAACGGCTGGACAACCTGTGGGGCACGGCCCCCGGTTTCGCGGTGCAGGCCGGGCGTTGCCGCTTCGTGTTCATGCCGGGCGTGCCGACCGAGATGAAAGCCATGTTCGGACACTGGGTGAAACCGGATTTGGCGCGGCGCTACGTCTTGGCCCCCGAAAAGCTGGTGATCCTCCGCACCGTCGGCGTCGGCGAATCGGCCTTGCAGGAGCTATTGGAGCCGGTGGAACTACCGCCCGGCGTGCGCTTGGGTTTCCGGGCCGGTGGGCCGGAGAACCAGGTGAAATTGCTGTTCCCGGCGGCTTGCCCGGAGGAGCAACGGGAAGCCACGGTGCGGCGGGCCATGGCGGCGATTGGGGAAGCCGTTTACGCCATCGGCGGCGACGAGGAACCCGGCAGCGGCCTCGAAGCCGTGGCCGGAAAGAATCTCGACGCCCGCCGCGCCAAGTTGTTCATCGTCGAGGCGGCGAGCGGCGGGCTGTTGGCGAGCCGCTGCGCGGGGCGGGAATGGCTGTTGGGTACGCTGGCCGCATCCCCCCCGGAAACCCTGCACCGCTGGCTAGGCGGGAAACCGGAAGGCGACGGCCCGCGGGTCGCCGCCACCCTGGCCGTGATGGCCCTGGCGCGGAGCGGGGCGGATTTCGCGCTGGTGCAATTGGCCGAGCCGGACGCGCTCAAGGAAGGTTCCGGCCCCGCCCCGGTGCATTTCGCCCTGGCCGGATCGAACCGGCTGTGGCAGGAAAGCCGGGTGGTTTCGGGCAATCCGCAGCGCAAGCGGCTGGGTGCCGCCGCGTTGGCTTTGGATTTCTTGCGGCGGCGCTTGCCCGGCGGGTGA